One genomic window of Wolbachia endosymbiont (group B) of Eucosma cana includes the following:
- the lpdA gene encoding dihydrolipoyl dehydrogenase, giving the protein MNEYDITVIGSGPGGYIAAIRAAQFGFKTAIVEKEENLGGICLNWGCIPTKSLLRASEIYRLITRSEEFGIKVKDASFDIQSIVKYSRNVVDKLSSGVAYLMKKNNIKVHQGFGKLAGNRTVKILNDKKEEEISSNHIILATGVRARNLPGVEADGDLIWNAQHAMTPKKLPKSLLIIGSGAIGIEFASFYSTLGVDVTIIEVKDTILPLEDKDISNLVQEIFTKQGIKIYTSNSIKTFTKNKDSVQVQLSGGDNKEFDRVIVAVGVQANTENIGLENTKIKLSPSGFIETNEWYETSESSVYAIGDVAGPPCLAHKASHEAVICVEKIAGKNAHKLKKECIPNCTYSHPQVASVGLTEEQAIKSGYDIKVGKFHSNFNGKSIALSETEGLVKTIIDKKTGELLGAHMIGAEVTELISNFALAKQLEGTDCDIKSTIFPHPTISEIIHESVLAADGESLNS; this is encoded by the coding sequence ATGAATGAGTATGATATTACAGTTATAGGCAGCGGTCCTGGTGGTTATATAGCAGCAATTAGAGCGGCGCAGTTTGGATTTAAAACTGCAATTGTTGAAAAGGAAGAAAATTTGGGTGGTATATGCTTAAATTGGGGGTGTATACCAACAAAATCGCTACTTAGAGCATCTGAAATTTATAGGTTAATAACAAGATCAGAAGAATTTGGCATAAAAGTAAAGGATGCAAGTTTTGATATACAATCAATAGTGAAATACTCAAGAAACGTTGTTGATAAATTGTCAAGCGGTGTTGCATATTTGATGAAAAAAAATAACATCAAAGTTCATCAAGGCTTTGGTAAACTTGCAGGTAATCGTACTGTAAAAATTCTTAATGACAAAAAGGAGGAGGAAATTTCTTCCAATCATATCATTTTAGCAACAGGTGTTAGAGCGCGAAATCTACCTGGAGTAGAGGCGGATGGAGATTTAATATGGAATGCGCAGCACGCTATGACTCCAAAGAAGTTACCAAAATCGCTACTAATCATAGGTTCTGGTGCGATAGGAATAGAATTTGCAAGTTTTTATAGTACTTTAGGGGTTGATGTAACAATTATAGAAGTAAAAGACACTATTTTGCCGCTGGAAGATAAAGACATTTCAAATTTAGTACAAGAGATATTTACAAAACAAGGAATAAAAATATATACGAGCAATAGTATAAAAACTTTCACTAAAAATAAAGACTCTGTTCAAGTGCAGCTAAGTGGTGGTGATAATAAAGAATTCGATAGAGTAATTGTTGCAGTTGGCGTTCAAGCAAACACTGAAAATATAGGTTTAGAAAATACAAAAATTAAGTTGAGTCCTTCTGGTTTCATTGAAACGAATGAGTGGTATGAAACAAGTGAATCAAGTGTGTATGCAATAGGTGATGTAGCTGGTCCCCCATGTTTAGCGCATAAAGCAAGTCATGAAGCTGTAATCTGTGTTGAGAAAATTGCTGGTAAAAATGCTCATAAGTTAAAAAAAGAGTGCATACCAAATTGCACTTACTCTCATCCGCAAGTAGCAAGCGTTGGCCTTACTGAGGAACAGGCAATAAAAAGTGGATACGATATAAAAGTAGGAAAATTTCACTCCAACTTTAATGGTAAATCTATTGCACTAAGTGAAACTGAAGGTTTAGTGAAAACAATTATAGACAAAAAAACAGGCGAACTTCTTGGAGCTCACATGATAGGAGCGGAAGTAACAGAGTTAATTAGCAATTTCGCTCTTGCAAAGCAACTAGAGGGAACAGACTGCGACATAAAATCTACGATTTTTCCTCATCCAACTATTTCGGAAATTATACACGAATCAGTACTTGCCGCAGATGGTGAATCGTTAAATAGTTAA
- the bcp gene encoding thioredoxin-dependent thiol peroxidase, with product MELTIGNNAPDFSLPTDSGEILSLSEFFNKKNVVLYFYPKDDTPGCTMEAKGFRDNIENFSSLDTVIIGVSKDSVKCHANFKAKYSLPFSLVSDENAEMLEKYGVWVEKSMFGKKYMGVERTTFLIDKKGKVVKIWKNVKVSGHVDEVLEEVSRI from the coding sequence ATGGAATTAACAATAGGAAATAATGCACCTGATTTTAGCTTGCCAACAGATTCTGGTGAGATTTTATCACTGAGTGAATTTTTTAATAAAAAAAATGTAGTTCTTTATTTTTATCCTAAAGACGATACTCCGGGCTGCACAATGGAGGCAAAAGGCTTTAGAGACAATATAGAAAATTTTTCTTCTCTTGACACAGTGATAATTGGTGTATCAAAAGATAGCGTTAAGTGCCACGCTAACTTCAAAGCAAAATATTCTCTGCCATTTTCTTTAGTTTCTGATGAAAATGCTGAAATGTTGGAAAAGTATGGTGTTTGGGTAGAGAAAAGTATGTTTGGCAAAAAGTATATGGGAGTAGAGCGTACTACTTTTTTAATAGATAAAAAAGGTAAAGTAGTGAAGATTTGGAAAAATGTAAAAGTGAGTGGACATGTTGATGAGGTTTTAGAGGAAGTAAGCAGAATATAA
- a CDS encoding acyl-CoA carboxylase subunit beta, producing the protein MQDSEILETLKIKTLEAEKGGGPDRVNKQHEKGKLTARERLSILLDENSFQEYDKFVKHHATDFGMQNADFLGDGVVIGHGTIYGRKVFVYSQDFTVFGGSLGASHAKKICKIMDMAINARIPIIGLNDSGGARIQEGVNSLAGYGEIFQRNVNASGVIPQISLIMGPCAGGAVYSPALTDFIFMVKNSSYMFITGPDVVKKVTYEDVSHEDLGGAKIHTSKTGVADFAFNNDVEMLLRIREFLTFLPVNNQESTKSVPICNLIDDVDESLNTLVPTNPNTPYDIYELIEKVCDERKFFELKPDFARNIIIGFGRIGGNTIGVVANQPMHLAGCLDIDSSRKAARFVRFCDAFNIPIITLIDVPGFLPGTNQEYNNIIQHGAKLLYAYAEATVPKISLITRKAYGGAYIVMNSKHLKGDINYAWPTAEIAVMGPESAVEIIFRHEKDQQTLIKEYKEKFANPFFAASHGYIDDIIVPSKTRHHFHKALELLKNKKVERIWKKHDNLPL; encoded by the coding sequence ATGCAAGACTCTGAAATACTAGAAACTCTAAAGATCAAAACATTAGAAGCCGAAAAAGGAGGAGGTCCTGATAGAGTTAACAAGCAACATGAAAAAGGAAAGCTAACCGCTAGAGAAAGGCTGAGTATACTGCTCGATGAAAATTCATTTCAAGAATATGATAAGTTTGTAAAACATCACGCAACTGATTTTGGCATGCAAAATGCTGATTTTTTAGGTGATGGAGTTGTAATTGGCCATGGTACTATTTATGGCAGAAAAGTTTTTGTTTATTCTCAGGATTTCACTGTCTTTGGTGGATCACTTGGCGCATCGCATGCAAAAAAAATATGCAAAATTATGGATATGGCAATTAATGCCAGGATTCCAATTATCGGACTAAATGACTCTGGTGGAGCCAGAATTCAGGAGGGAGTAAATTCCCTTGCTGGTTACGGAGAAATTTTTCAAAGAAATGTAAATGCATCCGGAGTTATACCACAAATCTCTCTAATCATGGGCCCATGTGCTGGCGGTGCAGTTTACTCTCCAGCGCTAACCGATTTTATTTTCATGGTAAAAAATAGCTCATACATGTTTATAACCGGACCAGATGTAGTGAAAAAAGTTACCTATGAAGATGTAAGCCACGAAGATCTTGGTGGAGCAAAAATTCATACAAGCAAAACAGGAGTAGCAGATTTTGCGTTCAATAACGATGTTGAAATGCTGCTGAGAATCCGTGAATTCCTTACCTTTTTACCAGTAAATAATCAAGAGTCAACGAAATCTGTACCAATCTGCAACTTAATTGATGATGTTGATGAATCTTTGAACACTCTAGTTCCTACCAATCCTAACACTCCTTATGATATATATGAACTCATTGAAAAGGTGTGTGATGAAAGGAAATTTTTTGAACTAAAACCCGATTTTGCTCGTAACATCATAATTGGCTTTGGCAGAATTGGAGGAAATACTATTGGTGTTGTTGCAAATCAACCTATGCACCTTGCAGGATGCTTAGATATTGACTCTTCAAGAAAAGCTGCGAGGTTTGTAAGATTTTGTGACGCATTTAACATTCCCATCATCACACTTATTGATGTTCCAGGTTTCCTGCCAGGTACAAATCAAGAATACAATAATATAATACAACACGGAGCGAAACTGCTTTACGCTTACGCTGAAGCGACCGTGCCGAAAATTAGTCTTATCACTAGAAAAGCGTATGGTGGTGCATATATTGTTATGAACTCAAAACACTTAAAAGGTGATATAAATTATGCTTGGCCAACCGCTGAAATAGCTGTAATGGGCCCTGAAAGTGCAGTTGAAATTATATTTAGGCATGAAAAAGACCAGCAAACGTTAATCAAAGAATATAAAGAGAAATTTGCTAATCCATTTTTTGCTGCATCACATGGATACATTGATGACATTATAGTGCCAAGTAAAACAAGGCATCACTTTCACAAAGCACTAGAGCTGCTTAAAAACAAGAAAGTAGAAAGGATATGGAAGAAGCATGATAATCTTCCTTTGTAA
- a CDS encoding UDP-N-acetylglucosamine--N-acetylmuramyl-(pentapeptide) pyrophosphoryl-undecaprenol N-acetylglucosamine transferase: MDIILATGGTGGHVFPAITLAKALKVQGPNCILFTDQKTINIESYILPLCKPSGNKLKFLFLLMYSCVLALYQTRKLKPKLIIGFGSYASFPTLFAAKIFSIPIILHEQNIVLGRVNRFFFKSAKLIATSFPETKYAEGSKCVFTGNFVDIEAQGYSRAETVLNVLIIAGSQGANFFDDVVSSVICDLPVEVKERIRVTQQCTKKNINKVKSLYKSEGIDCELSEFFDDMENKLANAHLVISRAGATSIAEITLAERPAVYIPYPHSKDNHQFYNAKHIEDSGAAVMFEQNSNAKKNLGELLVDLLQNCQKLRDMANNTKKTRIRNGVTEFIKAIAQELS; encoded by the coding sequence ATGGATATTATTCTAGCAACAGGCGGTACAGGTGGGCATGTTTTTCCAGCTATAACCTTAGCAAAAGCACTAAAGGTACAAGGGCCCAATTGTATATTATTCACTGATCAAAAAACCATCAATATAGAAAGTTATATTTTACCATTGTGCAAGCCAAGTGGCAACAAATTGAAGTTTCTCTTTTTGTTAATGTATAGTTGTGTATTAGCACTGTATCAAACAAGAAAATTAAAACCAAAGCTAATCATTGGTTTTGGTAGCTACGCTTCTTTTCCAACTCTTTTTGCAGCAAAGATTTTTTCTATACCTATAATTTTACATGAACAAAATATAGTTTTAGGGAGAGTAAATAGATTCTTTTTCAAGAGTGCAAAATTAATTGCAACTAGCTTTCCAGAGACTAAGTATGCAGAAGGTAGTAAATGCGTTTTTACAGGAAATTTTGTCGATATAGAAGCACAAGGCTATTCTAGAGCTGAAACAGTTTTAAACGTGTTAATAATAGCAGGCAGTCAGGGTGCAAATTTTTTTGATGATGTAGTGAGCAGCGTAATTTGTGATCTACCTGTTGAAGTAAAAGAGAGGATTAGAGTAACGCAGCAATGTACGAAGAAAAATATAAACAAGGTCAAGAGTCTATACAAAAGTGAAGGAATTGATTGTGAGTTAAGTGAGTTTTTCGATGATATGGAAAATAAACTGGCCAATGCTCATTTGGTAATTAGCAGAGCGGGGGCAACTTCAATAGCAGAGATTACTCTTGCTGAGCGTCCTGCTGTATATATTCCTTATCCTCACTCAAAAGATAACCATCAATTTTATAATGCAAAACATATTGAAGATTCGGGAGCAGCTGTAATGTTTGAGCAAAATAGTAACGCGAAAAAGAATCTAGGAGAGTTGCTAGTTGATTTATTGCAAAATTGTCAAAAATTGCGTGATATGGCTAATAATACTAAGAAAACAAGAATAAGGAATGGAGTTACTGAATTTATTAAGGCAATAGCTCAAGAACTTAGTTGA
- a CDS encoding disulfide bond formation protein B: protein MSDVNNSSIIFLLSSAVALIFAYVLEYFFNMIPCKLCIYERVVYYVTGLLAVAYMFKDNKILIYAMFCSYLIGAIISFYHVGLELHLFHDVLGCTEQASGNVSIEELRNNLLNPNYSPSCDRPHYIFGVSLATWNLIYLIVALFLSGKMYCEERNKVQQ from the coding sequence ATGTCAGATGTAAATAACAGTTCTATAATTTTTCTCTTATCAAGCGCTGTCGCTTTAATTTTTGCATATGTGCTAGAGTATTTTTTCAATATGATACCGTGTAAGTTATGTATATACGAGCGAGTAGTTTACTATGTTACAGGGCTACTTGCAGTTGCGTATATGTTCAAAGACAACAAAATCCTAATCTATGCGATGTTTTGCAGCTATCTCATTGGTGCAATAATATCTTTTTATCATGTAGGTCTTGAACTCCACTTATTTCATGATGTTTTAGGCTGTACAGAGCAAGCAAGTGGTAACGTTAGCATAGAAGAGCTAAGAAATAATCTATTAAACCCTAACTACTCTCCGTCTTGTGACAGACCTCATTATATTTTTGGTGTTTCGTTAGCAACATGGAATCTTATTTATCTTATAGTAGCTCTATTCTTATCAGGTAAAATGTATTGTGAAGAAAGAAATAAGGTACAACAGTAA
- the gshB gene encoding glutathione synthase, which translates to MKVAFQMDESINFEADTTFSLIKEAQRRRYEIFVYVPNNLALKLNQPIALAQKVSVDDCSFISKEDVVINLNEMDIIFIRQNPPFDMRYITTTYILEKTTALVINNPTEIRNCPEKLITSLFPELIPPTLITENISMIRNFCHDYQDIILKPLYSYGGNDVIRIQDQNSIQVVVDLMIAKYECPVIAQAFCKKINTDKRILLLDGKPIGVMKRVPKSSGEIRTNLRLGASFESAQMNDRDNEICNKIGPELKKRGLIFVGIDIIDNFLLEINTTSPTGVVYINKLYSKSLEKELWNAFEEKAIRQLSS; encoded by the coding sequence ATGAAAGTAGCTTTTCAGATGGATGAAAGTATAAATTTTGAAGCTGATACTACATTTTCATTAATAAAAGAAGCGCAAAGAAGAAGGTACGAAATTTTTGTTTATGTACCTAATAATTTAGCACTCAAGTTAAATCAGCCAATTGCCCTTGCTCAGAAAGTCAGCGTTGATGATTGTAGCTTCATTTCAAAAGAGGATGTAGTAATCAACCTAAATGAAATGGATATCATATTTATCAGACAGAATCCACCATTTGATATGCGGTACATTACAACAACCTATATCTTAGAAAAGACTACTGCGTTAGTAATAAATAATCCAACAGAAATAAGAAACTGTCCTGAAAAATTAATTACTTCACTATTTCCAGAGCTAATTCCTCCAACTTTGATCACTGAAAATATATCGATGATTAGAAATTTTTGTCACGACTATCAAGATATCATCTTGAAACCACTATATAGCTATGGAGGAAATGACGTAATAAGAATACAAGACCAAAATAGCATTCAAGTGGTAGTCGATCTCATGATTGCAAAATATGAATGTCCTGTAATTGCACAAGCATTTTGTAAAAAGATAAATACAGATAAAAGAATACTGCTACTGGATGGAAAGCCAATAGGAGTAATGAAGCGAGTTCCAAAATCTAGCGGAGAAATCAGAACAAATTTGAGACTCGGAGCAAGTTTTGAGTCTGCCCAAATGAATGATAGAGACAACGAAATATGTAATAAAATTGGTCCTGAGCTAAAGAAAAGAGGGCTAATATTCGTTGGCATTGATATTATAGATAACTTCCTTCTTGAAATTAACACAACTTCGCCTACGGGAGTAGTTTATATCAATAAGTTGTATAGTAAATCACTAGAAAAAGAACTATGGAATGCATTTGAAGAAAAAGCAATTCGTCAACTAAGTTCTTGA
- the der gene encoding ribosome biogenesis GTPase Der, translating to MLKIVIIGLPNAGKSTLFNRLVRRKAAVVSDIPGVTRDRREGIGRISDLEFKVIDTGGWNDQTSFSLQVIEQIELSLLSADVIFFLVDARVQNEQNKEFAKWLKRKTNKPVILIANKCESHKSENVDYLQFFNFIGPVYISAEHNLGMIDLYDALASVIEGLSEGTELPESESIRLRIAIIGRPNVGKSTFLNSLLAENRLIVSSEPGTTRDSVDISYDHNGKLITLIDTAGIRRKANVVDNLESRFVEKSIESIKRSHVVILMLDSLLGIEQQDLSIAEAAIKGGKGIIIVLNKWDLIGKDDRSKLIKFVKQQEVTRLFLEVPTVTISALKGMRCGDVIDKCLEVSESLNKKISTAKLNNWLIDAVEKHSHPLIKGRAIKMKYIAQIGTKPPAFSLVCNVPESVDESYKRYLTNGLRKNFFVEGVPVRLLLKKNKNPYVK from the coding sequence ATGCTGAAAATAGTCATAATAGGCCTTCCAAATGCAGGCAAGTCAACTCTATTTAATAGGCTAGTAAGAAGAAAAGCAGCGGTAGTTAGTGACATTCCAGGAGTAACGAGAGATAGGCGTGAAGGAATTGGAAGAATTAGTGATTTAGAGTTTAAAGTTATAGATACAGGAGGATGGAATGACCAAACCAGTTTTTCACTACAAGTTATTGAACAAATAGAGCTTTCTTTATTAAGCGCAGATGTAATTTTTTTTCTTGTTGATGCAAGAGTGCAAAATGAGCAGAACAAAGAGTTTGCAAAGTGGCTGAAGAGAAAAACGAACAAACCTGTAATACTAATAGCAAACAAATGCGAAAGTCATAAATCGGAAAACGTTGATTATTTGCAGTTCTTCAACTTCATAGGTCCGGTGTACATCTCAGCCGAACATAATCTTGGTATGATTGATCTTTATGATGCATTAGCTAGTGTTATTGAAGGTCTTAGCGAAGGCACTGAGCTGCCTGAAAGTGAGTCCATTAGACTGAGGATTGCAATCATCGGTCGCCCAAACGTTGGAAAATCAACTTTTTTAAACAGTTTACTTGCAGAAAATAGACTAATAGTAAGCTCAGAACCCGGTACCACGCGTGACTCTGTGGATATTTCATACGACCATAATGGGAAATTAATCACTCTCATCGACACTGCGGGAATCCGCAGAAAGGCAAATGTTGTTGATAACTTAGAATCAAGATTTGTTGAAAAAAGTATAGAGTCAATAAAGCGCTCTCATGTAGTGATTTTAATGTTAGATTCCTTGCTTGGCATTGAGCAGCAGGATTTATCAATTGCTGAAGCTGCAATTAAAGGGGGGAAGGGAATTATCATTGTTTTAAATAAGTGGGATTTAATAGGTAAGGATGACAGAAGTAAGTTAATAAAATTTGTCAAACAACAGGAAGTGACTCGGTTATTTTTGGAAGTGCCAACTGTAACAATTTCTGCATTGAAAGGTATGCGCTGTGGTGATGTGATAGATAAGTGTCTTGAAGTGAGTGAATCCTTAAACAAGAAGATCAGCACTGCAAAACTGAATAATTGGCTAATAGATGCCGTGGAAAAACATTCTCACCCACTTATAAAAGGTAGAGCAATTAAAATGAAGTATATTGCTCAAATTGGCACCAAACCTCCAGCTTTTTCTTTGGTATGCAACGTCCCGGAAAGTGTTGATGAGAGTTATAAACGTTATTTGACTAATGGTCTTAGAAAAAACTTCTTTGTTGAAGGTGTACCAGTTAGATTGCTTTTGAAAAAGAATAAAAACCCCTATGTAAAGTAG
- the recF gene encoding DNA replication/repair protein RecF (All proteins in this family for which functions are known are DNA-binding proteins that assist the filamentation of RecA onto DNA for the initiation of recombination or recombinational repair.) has product MATHCYIKKLKLHNFRSHSNFELDLDDRSVVITGQNGIGKTNILEAISLLAKSNGMKKVKISEMQNRLSNEDWAVHYDFFNGTYFNSIGIGKNLNNKLIQIDGKTQSSYSSLYRISNVIWLIPQMDYILLNSPSDRLKFLDRIVSLFEENYTYCYMKYRKAKHERSKLLRENILDGNWLSSLENVMATNAVDILRMRLSVLKILQGTIDNHSCEFFPKASLKFSSQLTLNDTAEYFQNRLKENREKDSLTGRVTFSVHNDNFRVFCQKGDMPINLCSTGEQKLLLLSIILSSVKARCIYYNKAPLLLLDDIMSHLDKDYRKVLMEEVLSIQCQTWITDVNQDNFNNYLCSFKFVELSSK; this is encoded by the coding sequence ATGGCTACCCATTGCTATATAAAAAAATTGAAATTACATAATTTCCGTAGTCATTCAAATTTCGAACTGGATTTAGACGATAGATCGGTTGTAATAACTGGTCAAAATGGTATTGGTAAAACTAATATACTTGAAGCAATCTCATTGCTTGCTAAAAGTAATGGCATGAAAAAAGTAAAAATTAGTGAGATGCAAAATAGACTCAGTAATGAAGATTGGGCAGTGCATTATGACTTTTTTAATGGAACATACTTTAACTCAATTGGTATAGGAAAGAATCTTAATAATAAACTAATACAAATTGATGGAAAAACACAATCAAGTTATTCATCTCTGTATAGAATATCCAATGTAATATGGCTCATTCCACAAATGGACTATATTCTTCTTAATTCTCCGAGCGACAGATTAAAATTTTTAGACCGTATCGTCTCACTGTTTGAAGAAAATTACACTTATTGCTATATGAAATACAGGAAAGCTAAACATGAGCGAAGTAAACTGCTTAGAGAGAATATTTTAGACGGAAATTGGCTCTCTAGCCTTGAAAATGTCATGGCTACCAATGCAGTTGATATTTTACGTATGCGTTTGTCTGTTTTAAAAATACTACAGGGCACAATTGATAACCATTCTTGTGAGTTTTTTCCAAAGGCAAGTTTGAAATTTAGCAGTCAGCTAACTTTGAACGATACTGCAGAATATTTTCAGAATCGTCTAAAGGAAAACAGAGAAAAAGACTCATTAACTGGTAGAGTAACCTTTTCTGTACATAATGATAATTTTCGGGTTTTTTGCCAAAAAGGGGACATGCCAATAAATCTTTGTTCTACTGGAGAGCAAAAGCTATTACTGCTTTCTATCATCTTATCCAGTGTAAAAGCAAGGTGTATTTACTACAATAAAGCACCTCTTCTTCTGCTTGACGATATAATGTCGCATCTGGATAAAGATTACAGAAAGGTGTTAATGGAGGAGGTGTTAAGCATTCAATGTCAAACTTGGATAACCGATGTAAATCAAGATAATTTCAATAACTATCTTTGCTCTTTCAAGTTTGTTGAATTATCAAGTAAATAA
- a CDS encoding aspartate kinase — protein sequence MNKIIIKKFGGTSLTDLNRVANLIKNDIEKGYNVIAVVSAAAGFTDQMAFQARQISNLNCRQELSEYDVLLSAGEQISCGLLAITLLSVGVNAKSWLAWQLPILTDNFYSESKIKKIKIDHVKRSFAEGYTAAIIAGFQGIYDDRITTFGRGGSDISAIAFAVVFGIRTCEIFTDIDGIYTADPKIVPRARKLKSISYNEILEMSSSGAKILHNRSVQLAMEHNIKVQVLSTFEEVEGTTVLHEKDVLERYLITGITYSTHEALVTFTNFANTLDTLRDIAGANVKVDMIHGSSFLISKFDVDLMTKLLNKNENYVVNNNIAKISIIGIGIMSNTEVMYRTLKVLSEKKIEILAVTISEIKISIVVQKKHAEALIRDLHTEYELDV from the coding sequence ATGAACAAAATAATAATAAAAAAATTTGGTGGTACTTCGCTAACTGACTTAAATCGAGTTGCAAATCTAATAAAAAACGATATTGAAAAAGGTTATAATGTAATTGCTGTTGTATCTGCTGCTGCAGGATTCACTGACCAAATGGCTTTTCAAGCCAGGCAAATTTCAAATTTAAATTGTAGACAAGAGTTATCAGAGTATGATGTCCTGCTTTCAGCAGGAGAACAAATCTCTTGCGGGTTATTAGCTATCACTCTTCTGTCTGTTGGAGTTAATGCTAAATCATGGCTCGCCTGGCAGTTACCAATTCTAACGGATAATTTTTATTCTGAGTCTAAAATAAAAAAGATAAAAATTGACCATGTAAAAAGATCTTTTGCTGAGGGTTATACTGCTGCAATCATTGCTGGTTTTCAGGGTATATACGATGATAGAATCACTACTTTTGGTAGAGGAGGATCTGACATCTCAGCAATTGCCTTTGCTGTAGTCTTTGGTATTAGGACTTGTGAAATTTTTACTGATATTGACGGAATATATACAGCAGACCCAAAAATTGTTCCAAGGGCACGCAAGCTTAAATCTATCTCTTACAATGAAATATTGGAGATGTCGTCATCTGGTGCTAAAATATTGCATAATCGTTCAGTACAACTTGCAATGGAGCATAATATTAAGGTGCAAGTGTTATCCACTTTTGAGGAAGTAGAAGGCACTACAGTACTACACGAAAAAGATGTACTGGAAAGATACTTAATTACTGGAATAACTTATAGCACTCACGAAGCTCTTGTAACTTTTACTAACTTTGCAAATACTCTGGATACTTTAAGAGATATAGCAGGAGCAAACGTTAAAGTTGACATGATACATGGGTCAAGCTTTTTGATTTCTAAATTTGATGTTGATTTAATGACAAAGTTATTGAACAAAAATGAAAATTATGTCGTAAACAATAATATAGCTAAAATTTCAATAATTGGTATTGGTATTATGTCTAACACTGAAGTGATGTACCGCACACTCAAGGTTTTAAGCGAAAAAAAGATAGAAATACTTGCTGTCACAATATCCGAAATCAAGATCAGTATAGTTGTTCAAAAAAAACACGCTGAGGCTTTAATTAGAGATTTACATACCGAATATGAGCTTGATGTATGA